The Methylomarinum sp. Ch1-1 genome contains the following window.
GGCCGTAATCTATCGTGAGCCCCAGGATAGACATGTTGTCGGTATTCATGACGCCGTGAACAAAACCGACCCGTTGCCAATGCACGATCATTTCGGCCGTGGTGCGACAAATTTCTTCGAACCAGCGTAGGTAAATGTCTTTGCCGAGTTGGCCGGAACGGTTCATTAAATGGGGGAAGTCGGTGCGTATCGTGAAATCGGTGAATTGACGCAACAAGTCGGTTTCGCCTCTGGCGGCAAAAATCTGAAAATTGCCAAAGCGTGTGAACGAGGGCGCTGCCCGACACACAACGGCGCCCGGTTCCGATTGCGGATTTCCGTCATAGAACATGTCGCGCACCACCTGTTCGCCTGTTAACGTCAGGCTTAAAGCGCGTGTAGTTGGAACGCCGAGGTGGTGCATCGCTTCACTGCATATGAATTCACGCACCGAGGAACGCAACACGGCCAAGCCGTCGGCAGTTCGGGAATAGGGGGTTGGTCCCGCCCCTTTAAGCTGCAGGGTCCAACGTTGATTATTTTGATTGACGACTTCCCCCAGATTGATTGCGCGGCCGTCGCCTAACTGTCCTGCCCAATGACCGAATTGATGGCCGCCGTAGCAGCTTGCGTAAGGCTCCATGCCCGTGAGCAATCGGTTGCCGGCAAAAACCTGAGCAAAATGATCGGACTCGCAATCGCCGGCGTTAAGCCCCAATTGTTCGGCCATTTCCTGCGAATAACTGACCAAGGCAGGCTGGATCGCCGGAGTCGGGAAGACCCTTGAATAGCAGGCGCCGGTGACTTGGCGGCGATAGTTTTCAGTCTCGGGATCGGCCGGAAGTTCCTGGATGAATCGGTTGTCAAAGACCAAGTTGTCGAGGCCGATGCTAGATTGGCTGTTGTTACGCATCATTGATTATTATCGAAATTCGTTATCTTCAGGTTGTCTGCCGACTTTTTCTTTGTTGATCCTTGTATTGGTGTTTCAACTCCCGGCGTTTTGAAGAGATCGCTCGGGCGGAAGAACCGATGTGTTCTTCGCCGCGCTGCTTGGCCATCTGTACCTGTTTTTGCCGTTCCTGAAAGCGCCGGCGTTGCTGCTCGCTGACCTTGTCGTAACAATGTGGACAGCTGACGCCTTGCTGAAAGAGGTCGCTGTTTTTATCGTCTTCGGTAATCGGACGGCGGCAGGCGTGACATTGGTCATATCGGCCTTTTTTTAGATCGTGATTGACGGCGACGCGGTTATCGAAGACAAAACATTCGCCCTGCCATAAGGACTGTTGCGACGGTATTTCTTCCAGATATTTCAATATGCCGCCTTGCAGATGATAAACATCCTCAAAGCCTTGCTCCTTCAGATAAGCTGTCGATTTCTCACAGCGTATGCCGCCGGTGCAATACATCGCGACTTTTTTGTGCTTGGCCGGATCGAGGTGATCTTTGACATATTGCGGGAATTCGCGAAAAGTTTCGGTGTCCGGGTTGACGGCGCCCTTAAATGCGCCGATTTCGACTTCGTAATCGTTGCGGGTATCGATCAACAAGACGTCCGGATCGCTAATCAGCACATTCCAGTCCTGGGGTTTGATATAGGTGCCGACTGTTTTTTCAGGATCGATTCCGTCGACTCCCATGGTCACGATTTCCTGCTTTAACTTGACCTTGCTGCGGTAAAAAGGCGTTTCCTGTTCGTAAGATTCTTTGACTTCGAGGTCTTGAAAGCGCGGGTCTGCGCGCAGCCAGGCCAGCACCGCATCAACTCCTGGCCGAGAACCGGCTATGGTGCCGTTAATGCCTTCATTGGCGAGCAATAAAGTGCCTTTGACCTGATGTTCGTCCATCAGATTCAACAGCGGTGGTTTGAGCGCGGCATAGTCGTCGAGTTTGACGAATTTGTACAATGCGGAAACTACAATATTGGGCATATAACACCTGTATGCAGAGATGGGTTACGGGGAGGGGCTTGCTGCTCCGCTTCTGGTAATACGCGACTATACATGAATCGAGAACGCTTGAGTAGATGATGGGCTTTAGTCAGCAATTCCCATATTTGAGTATTTTTGCGGTGTTTAGGGCATGGGGTGTGTCTGTCGAGGAGCGCCGTTCACCCAGCACCTAAATAAACGACGATAATAAATCATAGCCAATAGTCTATGGTATTTAGGTGCTGGGTAAACCCATCCCTGGGGGCTTGACGGCAGCATCCTTGCTGTCGACATCCTCGCCAAACACACCCC
Protein-coding sequences here:
- a CDS encoding rhodanese-related sulfurtransferase; translation: MPNIVVSALYKFVKLDDYAALKPPLLNLMDEHQVKGTLLLANEGINGTIAGSRPGVDAVLAWLRADPRFQDLEVKESYEQETPFYRSKVKLKQEIVTMGVDGIDPEKTVGTYIKPQDWNVLISDPDVLLIDTRNDYEVEIGAFKGAVNPDTETFREFPQYVKDHLDPAKHKKVAMYCTGGIRCEKSTAYLKEQGFEDVYHLQGGILKYLEEIPSQQSLWQGECFVFDNRVAVNHDLKKGRYDQCHACRRPITEDDKNSDLFQQGVSCPHCYDKVSEQQRRRFQERQKQVQMAKQRGEEHIGSSARAISSKRRELKHQYKDQQRKSRQTT
- a CDS encoding protein adenylyltransferase SelO — translated: MRNNSQSSIGLDNLVFDNRFIQELPADPETENYRRQVTGACYSRVFPTPAIQPALVSYSQEMAEQLGLNAGDCESDHFAQVFAGNRLLTGMEPYASCYGGHQFGHWAGQLGDGRAINLGEVVNQNNQRWTLQLKGAGPTPYSRTADGLAVLRSSVREFICSEAMHHLGVPTTRALSLTLTGEQVVRDMFYDGNPQSEPGAVVCRAAPSFTRFGNFQIFAARGETDLLRQFTDFTIRTDFPHLMNRSGQLGKDIYLRWFEEICRTTAEMIVHWQRVGFVHGVMNTDNMSILGLTIDYGPYGWLDHYDPDWTPNTTDATHRRYRYGQQPQIALWNLVQLANAIYPLIEEAAPLEQALGIYQDTFDQGWRVMMAQKLGFDTFDPKTDEALCQALSTLLTEVETDMSIFYRKLALLEVDSDIDRLSDEQLLKPLMDAYYQPDAINDAVQAKVADWLRKYLYRLQQEGAVQADKKQRMNAANPKYVFRNYLAQLAIDKAEQGDFALVNELLGVLRKPYQEQPDKEQYAVKRPDWARQRPGCSMLSCSS